A part of Tissierellales bacterium genomic DNA contains:
- a CDS encoding Crp/Fnr family transcriptional regulator has translation MGCNCYRSKKGKLCIESVPIFSNLTWDEMLEVASIKRSKKYKKGEMIYITGEKGEKLLVVHKGKVKITRLSHNGKEQVIRILESGDFMGELSLFIKTPRLDNAEALEDTSVCIIDSDEMKKLMDKYPSIAFKILEELSSRLGKAENLIEYLGIHDVESRIVETILDLANEKNEVILNMSKGDLASHIGMSQETLSRKLSYFQDKGWIKLVGHRKIIILDRDKLNELV, from the coding sequence ATGGGTTGTAATTGTTATCGCAGTAAGAAAGGAAAACTATGTATAGAATCAGTGCCCATATTTAGTAATTTAACCTGGGATGAAATGTTAGAAGTAGCAAGTATTAAAAGAAGTAAAAAGTATAAAAAAGGCGAAATGATTTATATAACTGGTGAAAAGGGAGAGAAACTTTTAGTTGTTCATAAAGGAAAAGTTAAAATAACTAGACTTTCTCATAATGGTAAGGAACAGGTTATACGAATATTAGAGTCTGGAGATTTTATGGGGGAACTTTCTTTATTTATTAAAACTCCAAGATTAGATAATGCAGAAGCTTTAGAGGATACTAGTGTATGCATAATTGATAGTGATGAAATGAAAAAGCTAATGGATAAATATCCATCTATAGCTTTTAAGATTTTAGAGGAATTAAGTAGTCGTTTAGGAAAGGCTGAAAACTTAATAGAATATTTGGGGATTCATGATGTAGAAAGCAGGATTGTAGAAACTATTTTAGACTTAGCAAATGAAAAAAACGAAGTAATCCTTAACATGAGCAAAGGAGATTTAGCCTCCCATATAGGAATGAGTCAAGAAACTTTAAGTAGAAAACTATCTTATTTTCAAGATAAAGGTTGGATAAAGTTAGTAGGACATAGAAAAATTATTATATTAGATAGAGATAAATTAAATGAATTAGTTTAA